A region from the Wansuia hejianensis genome encodes:
- a CDS encoding AI-2E family transporter, whose amino-acid sequence MKLDKQTMFKIGGLIVFTVLVVACCFRFDVVISIITGLIGLFTPFLIGLVMAFIVNILMRFLERVIFGNRFAKKKRLLQKIKRPVSIVLAILLILGVVLAVFWIVVPQLGDAATNAISNLESAVPRLKSWLHVQLSAYPDILEKVDTIFGKEPNWPMLFSNVITFLKSGSIGGLDEMFSTASAMVGELITSVSTFVIAFVFACYILGQKEKLRGQTARVVRAFLPKPGADWLAKLYHLCSRTFSSFITGQCLEACILFMIYFAVLAIGGFPYAVLIAVIVAFMSFIPIFGCYLSCIIGALLILTVSSFQAIVFVILFIIIQQIEGNMIYPRVVGGSIGLPGIWVLLAVSVGGSLFGIVGMLAFIPLTSVVYTLVREEVHKRMERKQMIS is encoded by the coding sequence ATGAAGCTGGATAAACAGACAATGTTTAAAATCGGAGGCCTGATCGTATTTACTGTGCTGGTAGTGGCCTGCTGCTTCCGGTTTGATGTGGTGATCTCTATCATAACTGGCCTGATCGGGCTGTTCACACCGTTTTTGATTGGCCTTGTGATGGCATTTATTGTAAATATACTGATGCGGTTTCTGGAGCGCGTGATTTTCGGCAACCGGTTCGCCAAAAAGAAACGGTTATTGCAGAAAATAAAACGTCCAGTCAGCATTGTCTTGGCTATCCTGCTGATACTGGGTGTTGTGCTGGCAGTTTTCTGGATTGTGGTGCCCCAGCTGGGAGATGCGGCGACCAATGCGATTTCCAACCTGGAATCCGCCGTGCCGAGGCTGAAGAGCTGGCTCCATGTACAGTTGTCCGCATATCCGGATATATTGGAAAAGGTGGATACCATTTTCGGCAAAGAACCCAATTGGCCTATGCTGTTTTCCAACGTGATCACCTTCCTGAAATCCGGAAGCATCGGCGGACTGGATGAGATGTTTTCCACGGCCTCTGCCATGGTGGGAGAACTGATCACTTCAGTTTCGACATTTGTGATCGCATTTGTATTCGCCTGCTATATCCTGGGACAAAAGGAGAAGCTGCGCGGGCAGACCGCCCGGGTGGTCCGCGCGTTTTTGCCTAAGCCGGGAGCTGACTGGCTGGCGAAGCTGTATCACCTCTGCTCCAGGACATTTTCCAGCTTTATTACGGGACAGTGCCTGGAAGCGTGTATTCTGTTCATGATTTATTTTGCAGTCCTGGCGATCGGGGGATTCCCCTATGCGGTCCTGATTGCTGTGATTGTAGCTTTTATGTCCTTTATCCCGATTTTCGGATGCTATCTGAGCTGCATCATCGGGGCGCTGCTGATTCTGACAGTCAGTTCTTTTCAGGCGATTGTCTTCGTGATCTTATTTATCATCATTCAGCAGATTGAGGGCAATATGATATACCCCAGAGTTGTTGGCGGGTCCATCGGCTTGCCTGGCATCTGGGTGCTGCTGGCGGTGTCAGTGGGCGGAAGCCTGTTTGGCATCGTGGGCATGCTGGCCTTTATCCCGCTGACTTCCGTGGTCTATACACTGGTGCGGGAAGAAGTGCATAAAAGGATGGAAAGGAAACAAATGATTTCATGA
- a CDS encoding MFS transporter, whose amino-acid sequence MNRQKLSKSERAWILYDVGNSAFILLVSTIIPVYYDTLAGNAGISSVDYLATWGYAASIATLIAAAAGLVLGGMSDQKGYKKRLFAACMALGAAACGALGLARTWQCFLVIFVIARIGYADSLVCYDAMLPDITVGERMDRVSSYGYAWGYIGSCIPFGVCLWLSLGHGTLGIPLVAAMAAVFLITALWWAASSILLLKQYRQVHFAEEGGRPVRDSLKRLGQTFLQVKKQKHIFVFLLAFFFFIDGVYAIIDMATAYGTALGLDTAGLLIALLATQFVAFPFSILFGRLAGKYPAGRLIAVCIIAYLGIAVYAVFLKTQAQFYVLAVCVGMFQGGIQSLSRSYYAKLIPAEQAGEYFGLFDICGKGASFLGTFLIGLVSQMTGSMNLGVGAMAVIFGIGLVLLLRADRLAKDWREANQ is encoded by the coding sequence ATGAACAGACAAAAGCTGTCAAAAAGTGAAAGAGCCTGGATACTATATGATGTAGGCAACTCGGCCTTTATCCTTCTGGTATCTACTATCATCCCTGTTTATTACGACACGCTGGCAGGAAATGCCGGCATATCCTCCGTGGATTATCTGGCAACCTGGGGCTATGCAGCTTCTATTGCGACGCTGATCGCCGCCGCCGCCGGTCTGGTGCTGGGCGGGATGTCTGACCAGAAGGGTTATAAGAAGCGGCTGTTTGCCGCTTGTATGGCATTGGGCGCCGCCGCCTGCGGGGCGCTGGGGCTTGCCCGCACCTGGCAGTGTTTTCTGGTGATTTTCGTAATCGCGCGGATCGGCTATGCGGACAGCCTGGTCTGCTATGACGCGATGCTTCCGGATATTACGGTTGGGGAACGGATGGACCGGGTGTCATCCTATGGCTATGCCTGGGGCTATATCGGAAGCTGTATCCCCTTTGGGGTCTGCCTGTGGCTGAGCCTTGGGCATGGAACGCTGGGGATACCGCTGGTGGCTGCCATGGCAGCGGTATTTCTGATCACTGCGCTCTGGTGGGCAGCGTCATCGATTCTGCTGCTGAAGCAGTACCGTCAGGTACATTTTGCCGAGGAGGGAGGTCGTCCTGTCAGGGACAGCCTGAAGCGCCTGGGCCAGACCTTTCTGCAGGTGAAGAAACAGAAGCATATCTTCGTGTTTCTCCTGGCGTTTTTCTTTTTCATCGACGGAGTATATGCGATCATAGATATGGCGACGGCATACGGAACGGCGCTGGGGCTGGACACAGCAGGCCTGCTGATCGCTCTGCTGGCCACCCAGTTTGTGGCGTTCCCGTTCTCGATCCTGTTCGGGCGGCTGGCAGGCAAATATCCGGCAGGCCGTCTGATCGCCGTATGCATTATCGCTTATCTGGGGATTGCCGTTTATGCAGTGTTTTTAAAAACTCAGGCACAATTCTATGTGCTGGCTGTCTGTGTGGGGATGTTCCAGGGCGGAATCCAGTCACTGTCCCGTTCTTATTACGCGAAGCTGATACCGGCAGAGCAGGCTGGGGAATATTTCGGACTGTTCGACATCTGCGGGAAGGGAGCTTCTTTTCTTGGAACCTTTTTGATCGGTTTAGTCAGCCAGATGACCGGAAGCATGAACCTGGGAGTGGGGGCGATGGCGGTTATATTCGGGATAGGGCTGGTCCTGCTGCTGCGGGCGGACAGGCTGGCGAAGGATTGGAGAGAGGCAAATCAATAG
- the nudC gene encoding NAD(+) diphosphatase, with protein sequence MIQDIGPKKYYNEYHDKAPDEKGRILVYRGSEVLISHKEDGQIFFPALSDFSGCEMNYTYLFAINEEEFYLGEPVEWTIPETYHFEHVRQFRLARPRELAFAGITGHQLYEWYQRHIYCGACGVRMHRDHKERMVKCPSCGNMVYPVISPAVIIAVTHNGKLLMSKYAGREYKKYALIAGFNEIGETIEETVHREVMEEVGLKVKNLKYYKSQPWPFTGTLLMGFFCELDGEDDRITLEEEELAEAGWYSPEEVPEDEERIALTREMMTRFKKGEYML encoded by the coding sequence ATGATTCAGGACATAGGACCAAAGAAATATTATAACGAATACCATGACAAAGCGCCTGATGAGAAGGGAAGGATTCTGGTTTACCGCGGGAGTGAGGTACTGATTTCCCATAAGGAGGATGGGCAGATTTTTTTTCCTGCATTGTCTGACTTTTCTGGATGCGAGATGAATTATACATACCTGTTTGCGATTAACGAGGAGGAGTTTTATCTGGGAGAGCCTGTGGAATGGACGATACCGGAGACGTACCATTTTGAACATGTCCGGCAGTTCCGCCTGGCAAGGCCCAGGGAACTGGCGTTTGCGGGAATCACAGGGCATCAGCTGTATGAGTGGTACCAGAGACATATTTACTGTGGGGCCTGCGGCGTGAGAATGCACAGGGATCACAAGGAACGTATGGTGAAGTGTCCCTCCTGCGGGAACATGGTTTATCCGGTCATCAGCCCGGCGGTCATTATCGCAGTGACGCACAACGGAAAGTTACTGATGAGCAAATATGCCGGACGGGAATATAAGAAATATGCCCTGATTGCCGGCTTTAATGAGATCGGTGAGACGATTGAAGAGACCGTACACCGGGAAGTGATGGAAGAAGTGGGGCTGAAGGTCAAGAATCTCAAATACTATAAAAGCCAGCCCTGGCCTTTTACGGGAACGCTGCTGATGGGATTTTTCTGCGAGCTGGACGGAGAGGACGACCGGATCACGCTGGAAGAAGAAGAGCTTGCGGAGGCAGGCTGGTATTCGCCGGAAGAGGTTCCGGAGGATGAGGAGCGTATTGCTTTAACGAGAGAGATGATGACGAGATTCAAAAAAGGAGAATATATGCTGTAG
- a CDS encoding MATE family efflux transporter, with amino-acid sequence MRKKYIFKDFLKYVSLNILGQTAYSCYTLADTFFVSAKLGTNGLTALNLAFPIFCLINGTGLMIGMGGGTKYSIHKSRGEDHKANQVFTNAVYLTALFAAMFIFGGLFFSGMIVKLLGADETVFSMTNTYLRVMMLFAPAFLTNNLLQCFIRNDRRPSLSMTAMITGSLSNIVLDYIFIFPLNMGISGAIFATGLAPVISIMVLSPYLTGRKNGFHFAKSVLSGKNAGEILSGGVPPFLTEATSGVVMFLFNFIILRIAGNTGVAAFGVITVISLVVIAIYTGLSQGIQPLISRNYGTQNTENVKAILKYAMYTLLLLSAVIYSIICFGADTLVSVFNSEANKALQAYAVTGLKLYFAACPLIGLNIVYSTYFISTEKPLPAQVISLLRGFIVLIPMALLLSAAFKMTGVWCAYPLTECIVAFAGTRFYTSSRRKP; translated from the coding sequence ATGAGAAAAAAATATATTTTCAAAGATTTTCTGAAGTATGTGTCGCTGAACATTCTGGGGCAAACGGCGTATTCCTGCTACACGCTGGCGGACACATTTTTCGTGTCTGCTAAACTGGGAACAAATGGTTTAACTGCCCTTAACCTTGCCTTTCCAATATTTTGCCTAATAAACGGAACCGGGCTTATGATCGGTATGGGCGGCGGCACAAAGTATTCAATCCATAAGAGCCGCGGCGAAGACCATAAAGCAAACCAAGTCTTTACAAATGCTGTTTATCTTACAGCATTATTTGCAGCAATGTTTATTTTTGGGGGCTTGTTCTTTTCGGGAATGATTGTAAAGTTATTAGGCGCAGATGAGACTGTATTTTCCATGACAAATACTTATCTGCGGGTTATGATGTTATTCGCTCCGGCGTTCCTAACCAATAATCTCTTGCAGTGCTTTATACGTAACGACAGGAGACCGTCGCTTTCAATGACAGCCATGATTACAGGAAGCTTATCAAATATTGTGCTTGATTACATTTTTATCTTCCCGCTGAACATGGGAATATCCGGTGCTATTTTCGCGACAGGTCTTGCGCCTGTTATCAGTATCATGGTCCTGTCGCCTTATCTTACCGGCAGGAAAAATGGGTTTCACTTTGCAAAATCCGTTCTCAGCGGAAAAAACGCGGGAGAGATACTGTCCGGCGGTGTGCCGCCTTTTCTTACGGAAGCCACCTCGGGCGTGGTCATGTTCCTGTTTAATTTCATCATTCTCCGCATTGCGGGAAATACAGGCGTAGCTGCTTTTGGAGTAATTACAGTGATCTCTCTTGTAGTCATCGCAATCTACACCGGGTTATCGCAGGGTATCCAGCCACTTATCAGCAGAAACTATGGAACACAGAATACAGAGAATGTTAAAGCTATCTTGAAATATGCCATGTATACCCTGCTGCTTCTGTCAGCTGTGATTTATTCTATAATTTGTTTCGGAGCTGACACATTAGTTTCTGTTTTCAACAGCGAAGCGAATAAAGCGCTGCAGGCCTATGCGGTAACAGGGCTAAAACTGTATTTTGCTGCCTGCCCTTTGATCGGATTGAACATTGTGTATTCCACCTACTTCATTTCAACAGAAAAACCACTGCCGGCGCAGGTTATTTCTCTGTTACGGGGTTTCATCGTTCTAATTCCTATGGCGTTATTACTTTCTGCCGCTTTCAAAATGACTGGCGTATGGTGTGCCTATCCGCTGACAGAATGTATCGTCGCTTTCGCAGGAACGAGATTTTATACCTCATCAAGACGAAAACCTTAA
- a CDS encoding zinc dependent phospholipase C family protein — protein sequence MPSTYAHYRFGCEVYCHLPEEVSARISKYRTLYLTGLHGPDLMFYYRPLCANPVNQIGYQLHDWTGRAFIERGARVVKESSSYGGAWAYLCGVVCHFTLDSLCHPYVEEKIRRSHVTHTEIEGAFDRALMVHDGINPISHRLADHIIPSKESAEIIAPFYAPATVEQVYQAMGSMIKNCNLLTAPSAGKRRLVRAILKLSGNYPEMHGMMITRERDPQFSDSDRELYRLYRKGIREAPAMIEEMTEHLERGRRLGKRFDHTFGVK from the coding sequence GAAGTGTCCGCACGTATTTCTAAATACCGGACACTTTATCTGACAGGTCTGCACGGGCCTGACCTAATGTTCTATTACCGGCCCCTGTGCGCCAATCCGGTGAACCAGATCGGCTATCAGCTTCATGATTGGACAGGAAGAGCTTTCATTGAGCGGGGAGCCCGCGTGGTGAAGGAGAGTTCCAGCTATGGCGGCGCCTGGGCGTATCTGTGCGGAGTGGTCTGTCATTTTACCCTGGACAGCCTCTGCCATCCCTACGTGGAAGAGAAAATCCGCCGGAGCCATGTCACGCATACGGAGATCGAGGGCGCCTTTGACCGAGCGCTGATGGTCCATGACGGCATTAATCCTATTTCTCACCGCCTGGCAGATCACATCATTCCGTCGAAGGAAAGCGCGGAGATCATCGCCCCCTTTTACGCGCCTGCTACTGTGGAGCAGGTGTATCAGGCCATGGGTTCTATGATAAAAAATTGTAATTTACTCACAGCCCCCTCGGCCGGCAAGCGGCGTCTGGTGCGGGCGATCCTGAAGCTTTCGGGAAATTATCCGGAGATGCACGGCATGATGATCACCAGGGAAAGAGACCCGCAGTTTTCCGACAGTGACCGGGAACTATACCGTCTGTACCGGAAAGGGATCCGGGAAGCCCCGGCCATGATAGAAGAGATGACAGAGCACCTGGAACGGGGACGAAGACTGGGAAAAAGGTTTGACCACACCTTTGGCGTGAAATGA
- a CDS encoding glutamate synthase-related protein, whose translation MDQWKCSVCGYVHEGENPPEHCPVCHAPAEKFFRLEKEAEPDGKAEQAAAPAAKGPELRYDPAYARVDPECRYMDVIHEMAVSGKTIGGAMGTRMAMPDWDDILILGAQLNPPPLNDGDPVITTTVLGRNAKKPLILNNPVYVSHMSFGALSREIKVALAKGSAAARTAMCSGEGGILPEEREAAYKYIFEYVPNKYSVTRENLQRADAIEIKIGQGTKPGMGGHLPGEKVTPEIAALRGKEPGQDVQSPSKFPEINGREDLKQLVDRLRNESDGRPIGIKIAAGRIERDLEFCVYAEPDFITIDGRGGATGSSPLLLREATGVPTVYALHRARKYLDSIHSDISLVITGGLRVSADFAKAIAMGADAVAVASSALIAAACQQYRICGSGNCPVGVATQKPELRERLKVEAAAARVANFFNVSLEELKTFARITGHERLHDLSVDDLCTISREISEYTSIRHA comes from the coding sequence ATGGATCAATGGAAATGTAGCGTCTGCGGTTATGTACATGAGGGTGAAAATCCGCCGGAGCATTGCCCGGTCTGTCATGCGCCGGCAGAGAAATTTTTCAGACTGGAGAAGGAAGCGGAGCCGGACGGAAAGGCTGAGCAAGCGGCGGCGCCTGCTGCTAAAGGGCCGGAGCTCCGCTATGATCCGGCATATGCGAGAGTCGACCCGGAATGCCGCTATATGGATGTGATTCATGAGATGGCTGTAAGCGGGAAGACGATCGGGGGAGCTATGGGCACCAGGATGGCCATGCCGGACTGGGACGATATCCTGATTCTGGGAGCGCAGCTGAATCCGCCGCCGCTGAATGACGGAGACCCAGTGATTACGACGACAGTGCTCGGAAGGAATGCCAAGAAGCCTCTGATTCTGAATAACCCGGTCTATGTATCCCATATGTCCTTCGGTGCGCTCTCGAGAGAAATTAAGGTGGCGCTGGCGAAAGGGAGCGCGGCGGCCAGGACCGCCATGTGCAGCGGAGAGGGCGGCATTCTGCCGGAGGAAAGGGAAGCGGCCTACAAGTACATATTTGAATATGTTCCCAACAAATACAGTGTGACGAGAGAAAACCTGCAGCGGGCGGATGCCATCGAAATAAAGATCGGCCAAGGGACGAAGCCAGGTATGGGCGGCCATCTCCCGGGGGAAAAGGTGACGCCTGAGATCGCGGCTCTCCGGGGCAAGGAACCGGGGCAGGATGTCCAGAGTCCTTCCAAATTTCCGGAGATCAATGGCAGAGAAGATCTGAAACAGCTGGTTGACCGTCTGCGGAATGAGTCTGACGGGCGGCCTATCGGAATTAAGATCGCCGCCGGGAGAATCGAAAGGGATCTGGAATTCTGTGTGTACGCGGAGCCGGATTTCATCACGATAGACGGGCGGGGAGGGGCCACGGGGTCCAGCCCGCTGCTGCTGCGGGAGGCCACCGGCGTCCCGACGGTCTATGCCCTTCACAGAGCCAGAAAGTATTTGGACTCCATACACTCAGATATTTCTTTGGTAATTACAGGAGGCCTGCGGGTGTCGGCCGATTTCGCGAAGGCGATTGCCATGGGGGCTGATGCGGTGGCAGTGGCATCCTCCGCTCTGATCGCGGCCGCCTGCCAGCAGTACAGGATCTGTGGGTCGGGGAATTGTCCGGTGGGCGTGGCAACCCAGAAGCCGGAATTGAGGGAACGTCTGAAGGTGGAGGCTGCGGCAGCCAGGGTGGCCAATTTCTTCAATGTGTCCCTGGAAGAACTGAAGACTTTCGCCAGAATCACCGGCCATGAGAGGCTGCACGACCTGAGTGTGGACGATCTCTGTACGATCAGCCGGGAAATCTCTGAATATACCAGCATCCGGCATGCGTAG